In Hahella sp. HNIBRBA332, the genomic window CCTGTATGCGCCCCATTCATGGACCAGTGACCGGAGTTGTGCACTCGCGGCGCCATCTCATTGGCCAGGAGGCCGTCTGGCGTTTCAAAGAGCTCCAGAGCCAGGACGCCCACATAGGACAGGTGCGCCATCAGCTTTTCAATATACTCAGCCGCTTTCTGCGCCAGTTCGGCGCTAATGCGCGGCGCCGGGGCGATGGTGTAGCGCAAAATGCCGCCATGATGAATATTTTCCGCCAGAGGGTAGGTGACGGTTTCGCCTGAGCTGCTGCGGGCGGCGATGATGGAGATTTCCCGGGAGAAATTGACGAAGGACTCGACAATCAGTCGGGGGTGTCCAATGCTGTTCCAGGCTTCTTCCGCCTCTTCGGCGGACTTCAGGACCGCTTGGCCTTTGCCGTCGTAACCTTCCGTGATGGATTTCGCGACAACCGGAGTTCCCAGCTCACGAGCGGCTTCAGCCAATTCTTCCGGGCTGTTGGCCAGACGATATTTGGGCGTAGGGATGCCCAATTGAGTGAACAGCGCCTTTTCGTGTTCTCGATTCTGACATACGCGCAGCGCCTCCACGCCTGGATACAGAGGCTTACGAGCGGCGATGTTTTGCGCCAGATCTAGAGGCAGGTGTTCAAACTCGTAGGTCACTACATCAACGAAATCGAGGAAGCGATCCAGCTCTGACTGGGTGTTGTCGGGGTCGCTGAAAATCGTTCCAAGGCCCGCAGACGGGGCCCCGGAGGTGTCGTAAAGCGCAAATTCAAAGCCCAGCGGCATACCCGCCAGCGCCATCATGCGGCCAAGTTGGCCGGCTCCGAGAATGCCGATTCTTTTCATGATTGCCTTGGATCAGCGTTGTTGAGAACAGTGTCTGTCTGCTGTTTGCGGAACGCTTTGACTGCGTCCATGATATTGCTGTCCTGCAAGCCCAGAATCTGGGCCGCCATCAGTCCTGCGTTAGTAGCTCCGGCTTTGCCGATCGCCAGCGTACCCACAGGGACTCCTCCGGGCATTTGTACGATGGATAATAATGAGTCTAGACCATTCAGCGTTTTGGACTGCACAGGGACGCCCAGTACCGGTAACGAGGTTTGTGACGCGGCCATACCGGGCAGATGGGCGGCGCCGCCAGCTCCGGCGATGATTATCTTGATGCCTCTGCCTTCGGCGGACTTGGCGTAGTCAAACAGCAGGTCCGGCGTGCGGTGAGCGGAAACAACTTGCACTTCATAGGGGACGCCCAGCTTGTCGAGAATCTCGGCGGCGTGCTCCATGGTAGGCCAGTCGGATTTGGAGCCCATAATAATGCCAACTAAAGGCTGCATGATTTCTCCTTAGTAACCCTGTCATTATTGGATAAATTCGCCTATGGGGCGCGAATTTGCGGGTGGTCGAGGCATACTGTTTAAAAAAGAGGCGCATAGTTTAGTGAGTCGGTACATGGGATGCAAACGAAAGCGGCCCTTGTCGACTCCCGCTGCAAACCGTGGCGATCAGGCGTGCGCGACGCCTTTATCTGGCTCATGAAAAACGGAATAATAGCGGGTTGCTTCATGCCTGTTCTGTCGCAATTATTGTGAAGCTGGATGAGGGCGCGTGTACGGAAACTTCGGCATTGTCTAAAATGCCACGGCGCAACCGCGCAGAATCGGGCGTTTGCCGATACACTATATAAATACAGTCCACTAGCGAGGATACATGGAGACAATTAAGCCCGAGAAAGACGAGGTTGATCGATTTCAATCACAGCGCCATAAAGCGCCTGCGACGAAACCTGCTGAGCCCAAAAAGGCTGCGCCGGTTGCGGAGGCCCCGGTGGAGGCTTATGTCAGACTGTCCCGTCCCGCGCAATGGGCGATCGTCTTTGTGTTCATTCTGGTGCTGACTTTTGCGCTGATTGGATATTGGCAGGTCAAAAACCAGCAGCAAACCATTCTGTCTCTACAAAACCAACTGCAGCAGGCGACTCAGTACATATCCCAAAGTAAGCTGGTGACTGCGCGTCTTGAAGGTCAAATTAATCAGACCGACGCCACCATGGCGCAAAGCGGCAATGAAATGGCCAGGGAACTGAAGACCCTGGACTCCGAAATCCGTAAGTTGTGGGATGTGTCCAATAAACGCAATAAACAGTTGATTGAGGACAATCAGAAAGCGCTGAAAGCCCTGCAGGGTGATTTCAAGCAGTCACAGGAGCGGGTTAAGGCGCTAAGCGGTGAGATAAATGGCCTGACGGTTATCGGTGAAAACCTTGGCAAGTCTCAGGAAGCGCAGGCGCTGCAGATTTCCGCACTGGCGGATGATATGGGGCGCACCGATGAAGCATTGGAGAGGAAGCAGGCTGAGTTGGCGCAACTTCTGAAGCAAAGTTCCGACAAGCTGGAGAAAGCTTTGTCGGAACAGACCGTGGCTCTCGCCAAACTTGAGCGCATGATCGGAAAAATGAACGAGCAGAATCTGGAGGGCAATCTCAAGGAGCTTGAGAAGAAAGTCAGCGCCATCGACGCCACCCGCAATCAACTGGTGCAACGCTATGTTGAGCTGGATCGTCGCATGAACGAAATCGGGCTGCAATTGAAGGCAATGCAGAAATAGCACTGGGTTGTGCGCCTAAGTGAGGCTTGGGCGCTTTCCTGCAGCTCGCGAATCAATCTTTATTCTTTTACGGCCGCGGCGTGTTGACGATTGTGGTCGCATCAAAATCCACCGCTTGAAATTGCGGCTCAATTCTTACTTCCACATATTGGCGAAAAAGCAGCGCCGCTGCGACAGACGTTTCCAGCGTCGCTAATTTGTTAGGGTCGTATAGTGCGGCTTCTCTTTCATCATTACGCGCTCGTTGTGCTTCTTCATAAACAGGGCCACCCGCCGCAGG contains:
- the purE gene encoding 5-(carboxyamino)imidazole ribonucleotide mutase, producing the protein MQPLVGIIMGSKSDWPTMEHAAEILDKLGVPYEVQVVSAHRTPDLLFDYAKSAEGRGIKIIIAGAGGAAHLPGMAASQTSLPVLGVPVQSKTLNGLDSLLSIVQMPGGVPVGTLAIGKAGATNAGLMAAQILGLQDSNIMDAVKAFRKQQTDTVLNNADPRQS
- a CDS encoding 5-(carboxyamino)imidazole ribonucleotide synthase; amino-acid sequence: MKRIGILGAGQLGRMMALAGMPLGFEFALYDTSGAPSAGLGTIFSDPDNTQSELDRFLDFVDVVTYEFEHLPLDLAQNIAARKPLYPGVEALRVCQNREHEKALFTQLGIPTPKYRLANSPEELAEAARELGTPVVAKSITEGYDGKGQAVLKSAEEAEEAWNSIGHPRLIVESFVNFSREISIIAARSSSGETVTYPLAENIHHGGILRYTIAPAPRISAELAQKAAEYIEKLMAHLSYVGVLALELFETPDGLLANEMAPRVHNSGHWSMNGAHTGQFENHLRAVAGLPLGDTQPVGVSCMINLIGRHADRESVLTLSDTHLHLYGKEERAGRKLGHINIVAEDYKALIAKVEKCLPFVPEHTPFTSSLAHFD